One region of Eurosta solidaginis isolate ZX-2024a chromosome X, ASM4086904v1, whole genome shotgun sequence genomic DNA includes:
- the LOC137234776 gene encoding uncharacterized protein, with protein sequence MSDMAPGKRKNWNTEDMKKAITAVRSNTCGYLKAAKLHNVPKSTLIRLVLKEDSEIEEVVNTKLGRKPVFPEHFEKMLVDYVLTMESKLFGLSRMDVKYLAYQLAEKNNIMHPFSKENQLAGKDWLRGFLKRNPNLAFRSPTGTSLARARGFTKDNVNTFFDILEKEMDNFIYSANNVFNVDETGISVVPSKLPQVLSRKCKRQIGSLTSAERGSTITTIVCMSASGIFVPPLFIFPRKKRSDLLLKGAPPGSIYECHPSGWVQTYIFTIWFKHFITHVKPSAASPILLVLDGHSSHTRNIEILDLARENHVSIVSIPPHSSHKIQPLDKTFMGPLKRYLSEEIRVWMRSNCRALTHFDMADLYGKAYMRVQSGEIAINGFRTTGIFPLNRHIFRDDEFLAAGEEEPHSPPRICESACEAPEEILNNESTVESETTSRVITPMEISPVPIKKTKRSNRGRPAGKSTLLTSSPYKKSLQISLEKGAERKPLRETKKRQDSHSNKPSTSKKNIKKFNFAKEKFAESSTSKSVMKTMNSAREKCPGKRKKKNSSSSSDLDDSYSVRDESDEFLEFANAAEKEDAKSQYCSTFYSEDRSGEIWVQCVSCNNWSHEECAGCEQDLFICDMCTQ encoded by the exons ATGTCA GATATGGCTCCTGGAAAGCGTAAAAACTGGAACACCGAGGACATGAAAAAAGCGATTACAGCGGTACGATCTAATACCTGTGGTTATTTAAAAGCAGCTAAATTGCACAATGTTCCTAAGTCAACTTTAATAAGGCTAGTGTTAAAGGAAGATTCCGAAATCGAAGAAGTCGTAAATACAAAACTAGGGCGTAAGCCAGTTTTTCCAGAACATTTTGAAAAGATGCTGGTGGATTACGTTCTGACGATGGAATCGAAATTATTTGGACTAAGCAGAATGGATGTTAAGTACTTAGCCTATCAACTggctgaaaaaaataatattatgcacccattttcaaaagaaaatcaGCTTGCGGGTAAAGATTGGCTGCGCGGTTTTTTGAAGAGGAACCCAAATTTAGCGTTCCGCTCTCCAACGGGAACTTCTTTGGCAAGAGCACGAGGCTTCACAAAAGATAATGTGAATACCTTTTTTGATATTCTTGAAAAGGAAAtggataattttatttattcagccAACAATGTTTTTAACGTTGATGAAACAGGCATAAGCGTCGTCCCGTCAAAATTACCCCAAGTATTGTCAAGGAAGTGTAAAAGGCAGATTGGAAGCCTAACATCTGCAGAGAGGGGATCTACGATCACAACTATTGTTTGTATGAGTGCAAGTGGAATATTTGTTCCCCCACTATTTATATTTCCACGCAAGAAGCGCTCAGACTTGTTATTAAAAGGAGCGCCGCCAGGATCAATATACGAATGTCATCCGTCCGGCTGGgtgcaaacatatatttttacaatatGGTTTAAGCACTTCATAACACATGTCAAACCATCAGCTGCTTCACCAATATTGCTCGTCTTAGATGGTCATTCAAGTCATACAAGaaatattgagattcttgatttGGCTAGAGAAAACCACGTATCTATCGTATCCATCCCTCCTCACTCAAGCCACAAAATACAGCCTCTAGATAAAACTTTCATGGGGCCTCTTAAAAGATATCTTTCGGAAGAAATACGTGTTTGGATGCGTTCGAATTGCAGAGCTTTGACGCACTTCGATATGGCAGACCTATATGGAAAGGCGTATATGCGAGTTCAGAGTGGGGAAATCGCAATCAATGGATTTCGCACCACCGGTATATTTCCCCTGAACAGGCATATATTTCGTGATGATGAGTTTTTAGCTGCCGGTGAGGAAGAACCACATTCTCCTCCTCGAATTTGTGAAAGCGCTTGCGAAGCACCCGAAGAAATACTGAATAACGAAAGCACAGTAGAATCAGAAACCACGTCTCGGGTAATAACACCGATGGAAATATCTCCGGTTCCTATAAAAAAAACGAAGCGTTCTAATCGTGGCAGACCAGCAGGAAAGTCGACGTTATTAACGTCTTCTCCGTATAAGAAATCACTACAAATTTCGTTGGAAAAAGGAGCTGAAAGGAAACCTCTAAGAGAAACCAAAAAACGTCAAGATAGTCATTCTAATAAGCCCAGTACCTccaagaaaaatattaaaaaatttaattttgcaaaagAAAAGTTCGCAG AATCCAGCACTTCCAAATCAGTTATGAAAACAATGAACTCCGCAAGAGAAAAATGCCCAG GAAAAaggaagaagaaaaattcatcatCCTCTTCGGATTTGGATGATAGTTATAGCGTCCGGGACGAATCtgacgaatttttagaatttgcaAACGCCGCTGAGAAAGAGGATGCGAAATCCCAATATTGCTCTACTTTTTATTCGGAAGATCGATCTGGTGAGATATGGGTTCAATGCGTCTCTTGCAACAATTGGAGCCATGAAGAATGTGCTGGTTGTGAACAAGATCTATTTATATGCGACATGTGTACACAGTAA